CTATTTATACTagttttttgggtaaattttaatatatatatatatatatatatttatatttatgaacaTGGGGAGTGTTTTGGTGTTTAGGGAGTGTTTTTTTGGGTGGTcgggtagttttttttttaaaagaaaatgggaTAGTATTTCAACGTAAAAGTAGAAGCAGTGTTTCAACGTGGGTACGAATTTATTTAAGAGAGAacttactattttaaccccattttgattgatttagattaattaaattaaggatgttttttacaataaaaaaaagtaataattaactctccgaatcctcttaatatatacagataaaCTTGTAACTCTGacaagtatatttttttttttagtttggagtagtttcaaattaaactttaaaattttaaaaagtttaaatcaAAATCATGAATTATGAAGTTTGAAATTCGTTTTAAATCACATTTTTAATGAGTTTCCAttaactaaaactaaaaaagatgaatttaaatatatgttttttattggaaaattttaatatatattaaaaacctatccaaaaaaaaaaccaaaaaacaaaacaaaacaaaaggtgaaaaaaaaaaaaaaaaaaaaaaaaaaaaaaaaggaggaagaagaagaagaagaagtcaaTCCTTCCACATGAAACAATAAAACATATAGTATAGTGAAGTTATATAACAACCAATCTTACTTACTtctttctcaatatatatatgtatatatataacacaaccaatcatttaatcatttttaccaaaatattcttaattgaatttcaaactaTATAAGTTCATATCCAAATTATATCAtatgttatataattaaatcgTGTCTTACATATTGTGATTGTACCAAGTGGGAACcatttttttctcccaaaaaaaaaaaaaaaaggtggaccccatttatttttaaattaataccttttcaaattttgttcccCTTTATGTCATGTAACATACTTTAAGAACATTAAAATAACTAGCACAGTTGATTTATGCAAAAGTTTATtacaaaagtttcaaaaaggATTTAAGAGTTTctataatttgtaaaatttgtttattatttattttgttattttaacaCTCTACACAATTTTTGGTTTAATCTAAGATTAGATAATGAAAAACATTACATGATAGCATTGTCGTTAAAAAAGAGGCATGAATATTGTTACAGTGCTGGTGTGGTTCAACTTCATATTTGTAACCTTAATCCTAGATAATGCtctaattgaagaaaaaaaaaaaaaaaaaaaaaaaactaattgcaAAAATTGTTGGATGATGTTCATTTGGTGTTAAattatgtctttttttcttttttctttttttatcactGAGTGTGTGTTTGGGTTCCACGTCTGTTGCGTTGTGTTTCTGAAGctgtgtttttgttctttttttttttttcacgcattTTGGAGtaatgcggttactgttcattgaacaataaccgcaaatgttgactttcCATAGTGAACAGTGtatatgtgcactgttcacggacccacaaattacacttttcaacaactttttcattaaaaatgagtcccacggtactattcacacatttaaaaattattttactatagtgttttcagtttttagttttcagtttcagcaaaataaattctatccaaacataccctaaataGCAACTCTCTCTGAAGAAGTTTATTGGAAATACAACAAAGACTCATGCCAATATCAACATGAATGCAGTGGAGGGAGTGATCCCAAAAACAAGATCATTTACTATTCAGCCAGAGCTTTGTGTTCTAACAATGTTCCTTCATCAAGTAATTTATTCATCCTTTTACTTGAAGATTCTATAATTTGACAATCTTTTATGCTTTGTGGAATTGAATGTTGGGTGGCATGTTATATGTTCATCATGTCCAAAAGAATAGATTGTTGAGATCCTGAATGGCAAGATGAGAAAGGTTAAGaaaatagaatttgaaatttgtgagaAAGTCATCGGGAATTTCTGGTCATGTGCAAAAAAGACCCTTGATTTCACCTGTAAGGAGTATGACAAGAAAAGGAGAAGACACAGAGACAAAGTAGTGTGTCTTTAGGTGGTGAGAAAAACCTTGTGAATGTTAACATTAATATTCTAgacaattttatcaattcaaATTAATATATCAGATAGCTTTATCTTCCATTCAAGGGTAGTTATTTTAGCTGTGTAAAGTGTACTTTCTAAAAACTATCCTTCCTCTATTAATTGTTGTTGCCATAAACTGGTCACTTTGTAGCAACTTTCATAGATTAATATCATAGTGGAATGTGCTACCTAATGAAATTTGGTTCGGGGTCGATGTGATATTGATTCCACCTTTTCCTTATCCCGAGTCCACTATTTTGGAACAAGATGGTTAATTTTACCATTTCTAGTACTGCCACATACAGTTTCTGTAATTCCTACATCATTTATTTAAAGTTCCAGtgatatatttttccttttcttatgTTTTATTGGCAAATAAATAAAGATGAACCATATCTTCAAGTAATTGCCAAAAAAATTGCTTAACTCATCTTTAGGCCAATACGAGATAAGCAATTGTGTAGAAAAGTGCAGTGTTCTAGTAGCAGTGATGTGGTGATCCCGTGTCTTGTGCAGCACAGTACCTCCCAAGGCATGCTctccaaaattaaagaaaagacaACAACACTTTCATAGTGGTAACTCTAGAAAGGCAATAAGAAGAACTTGCAATATTCAGACATCACTATGATAGTGGTAACGCAAAAAATATAGTTTCTAGAACATGAAGAAATTGCAATATTCAAACACAAAGTAAGATGCATTTGCAACTCTGGAATGGCAAGTAACAAATCTTGACAGATTCCTCTGATAATTTCgtacaattattattttataccTTTAGCAATAAATCCTATTCTGGAATATCTTAGGCCACAAAGATTTAAAGAAGGATATTTGATGCCTTTTGTCAATTTGTGAGACATTTAACAATATTGGACAGATTGAATTTTGATGAACAAAAacatttcattaatcaagacaATGTTTAATCATTACATCAGCAGCAAATATAGAAACAAGCCTTGCATTCAAACTAAACCCAGCAGAAAATGACAATGCAGCCCatccaaaaaataagtttaaaaaatagaaagcataAGATCCGATCCgaagaaaattttggaactGTTCAAGTGCGATGCGGAAAATGAGTAGTTACTGACAGATTGATGCCTATTGTGAGGTATTTTCCTGCTTTTCAATGGTTACCATTACTTCTCTTCACAAGTTGCTCAAGTCAGTTCCAAAGGATTGTCCATTTCGATCAGAAACAAAGCATTCAATACAATTGTTGTGTGCTAGATAGCAACGCAAAATGAAGGTatacatttctttttattatagaaaatcATAGTATTCCTGATATtcaaaaatgagaaaacaaaTCACAATATGACAGTAATAGTAGTAAGAAAGCAATGAAATATGGGTGACATTACTTGCTAAAATGAAGAATATCGAAAGTATGAATTTCTGGtgctatggtttttttttttccatctattGTGATGCAATGCCAAGGAACCAAAAGAGAGTAAATAGGTCATAGCTACTTTGTGGCAAACGATGGAGTCCAATTCCTATATTATCAATATCACGTGCTGGATCATTAAATTGTTATTGCAGTAATACAACCCAAAGCTTAAATTCACTTTTGCGCAGTAAATTGAATATGCAGTAGCAATTCTTGTACATGTATTAATTGAATAAGCTCCCTTACAATTTGTCATTGCCAATAACAGGTAATTCCTCGTATTTAGAACTGTCTCTAAACCTTTTGGGAAGAATGCAGTGGCCTTTAAATAGCACACCAAATAGCAGACCACCACAACAAATCACAACCATGGTAATCCCCAAATTCATTTTCCAAATGGATTTTTTAGCTTGGGTAGTGGTCATCGAATTTGAAGACAGTTGAAGAGGTTGAAAGTAAAGAGGATCTGACTTTGATCGCCTGCTTTCAATAGTTCCCTTAGCAATTTCATCCTGCTCTGCATGCAGTGGAGGGAATTGAACAGTAACCCTTGTTTCACAGTCCACTGAACCATTTTTTATCGAATTTCGATCATGTGATTCAAAATCAAGATGCCGACATCCTATCATGCACAGGAGACCAATATCCCTATCATATATTCCTTCAGCAGAAATAATGACTAATTTGGATAAACCATCAGCCTCAAACAAGAAGGTTATCTTGTAACTCATATTCAGCATTCTGCTATGGTTACTTTTCAGCTCATTCTGATGAACATAAATCACATCTCCCACAAATTGTGGCCTTAAGAAACCCGACGCTACCTTTCCTTCAGTGTTCCTCACCAACAAACCAAATCCCATGTCGAGGGAAAACCCATCAGGATAAGACTTTCCCTTGCCCCTAACAATTTCCTTCCCTTGTGCACAAGAATTTCTTACAGCCTCAATCTTAGTATACTCATATCTAAGACCTTGGGGGTCAATCACTCCTACCCAATTCTGAAACCCAAATCTTCCAAAGTAACCTGAATCCTTCACATCTTTCTTGCTCCAAATTTCCCCCACCATACTACCCCAATTCCTTAATGACATTACCGCCGGAAATCTTAAACTAAACCCAATTTCACAATCTCCAACAGAAGCATTAGCCAAAATTCTGCATGCAACACCACAAAACTTATTCTCATTCTCATCCCAAGCACCCTCAGCAATTAATGTTGCATTAGGACCGGGAAAATCAGATTCCATATCATTAGGATTGGGAAAACCCAACAACAACTGCACCTTTCTGCTGCGCTGGTCACACCTAACCCCACGATAAGCAATATAGTAAGGCAAATACTCAATACTCCCACGTAAAGGATTGCAATTCACACTACCACAATCACTCCAATATTCCAATTCATGAAGACTAGTCTGGccatcaaaaaagaaacaaacaccGCGGTCCAATTTGCTTGGAGACAAATTAATATCTCCATCACCTTTCTGCGCACTCAAACAATCACTCTTATCAACCTTTGCATACTCATAATCTGGATTTTGTGACAAACCCAATATCAGAATCGGTTCAAAGTAATTATAATCATTTTTCATATGCAAACATTCTAATGTTCCACCAATCAAACTACCATAAAtgctattattttttgaataattaagCTTAAGAACAACATCTGGATATTTTGAACTAAACGAACCAACATAACTCTTCCCTGATCCGACCATACAAAGCTTCCCAGAAGATTCTGACCAATACCCATTAACCGAAAACACCGAATCGTCTTCCCGATACCTAATACTAATCAAACGCCGCCGACCGAAAACAGATTGCTTCCACGGGTCTCGAATGTTCAGGGTGGCTTTGACCTTGTGAACGCCGTGGGAGGTggtgtttttgatatatgaGGGGTTGAAGGAGAGAGATATCCCGGACTCAGATGTTCGGTTGAAGATTCCGACGCCGCCGGAGAAAAATGCGAATTGGAAGCTGAGGAAATCGTTGGAGTGGGAAACAGGGACATTGTCGGAGGATAAAGGGGGCTCGGGAACGACGTCATTGCAGTGCTGGGAGTAGGAGATTTCGGGTTTCCGAAACGGGTTTCGGAAAAAAGCTGTGGCGGTGGGGAAGTTGAGGAATAAGAATAAGAAGCAGAGGAAGGGACTGAGTCTGAATTTCAATTTCTTAGgatttggagaagaagaagaagaacatgaATTCGAGCCCATTGGCGCGGTGAAAGTGAAAGAGTTTACAAGCAAAGCTTAAATAAGAGaaggaaaactgaaaagaatgAATTGTTTTTCACATTGATGTGAATTGAAGATTACAAGaatgaaagataaaataaaaaagagactTTTATTTACAGTTTTAATAACAGAGTGCGGAGAAAAATTGGCGGGAGAAATAACTACTTTAACAACCTATTAAATAAGGTGATTACAAGTGTTTAATTTGTTTCTCTAATTGTGAGTTTGAGCTGACGTCGTTTGGACTTCTGCAATAAGTGGTGGAGGCTTATTCTTACAATAGAGTTTggtaggttctaaatatttaggttAAATGTTTAGATTCTAAATTTATGTATGTTGGCAAACTGAAAACAAGAACATGTCTAGATTAtgtgttagacattgctcaagtatgtacaagtcaagattcaagaaaagTCAAGCTGTAGAGAGAAAAGTTCAAAATCTGTGAAGCTTAACCAATCGAAAGAAAGACTCGACCAATCGAATGTCATATTTTGTAGATTTTAAATCAGGCTCGAAGACCGCAAAAACATTCAGGGTTTGTGTCCTACACTatctagtataaaagaaaaaccctaaatacGTTTTAGAAGTTCTTAAAAGTCTTTTGAGTTACTCTTGTGAGATTTGTGGGGTTTCTATAGCTTTCTAACTCAACAGGCATCTACTGAAAGCTAGATCTACAATTAAGAACTAGTGGAGAAAAGTTGCTGCATAAGAATCAACTGCTGACGGTGATCTAAAACccttgagtgggatctcaaagtcacaaacatgGGTGTTTATGCTCAACAGATTCGATTAGAagagttcgtggattcggagttaCATGTGGTCGTGTGAGTAAATACAACAAGAGGTAGCTTTAGCTTTTAAGGAGAAAATCTATTATAAAACTTTCATTATATCAATATTGAATTTGTTTACCTTAAAGATAGTTAGATTAAATCATCCCCAagtttttttaccttgaaactgttGGTTTCATCAGTTTTCCTAAGTCATCATATCACTGTCTTCTATATATTTCTGCACTTTGTGATATGATTGCTTaagtttaacctagatctaaataattaacctaagtaactacttggcttattaattaagttaaacaaTTTGAATTTACAAGGGTCTAAACAAACTAACAGAATTAGTAACTCTGGTGTAACTCTATTTATGAGAAATCTAATGGTTAGAAAGAGTCAACTACCATATCTTTTAACTTAATTTAAGAgcatttgttttctctctcctcatttgttttcttatatatatatatatatatatatataatatcatagaatttcaatttatgatgttttttttaataaaaatttatgatgtTTACTCTATaataattgctctttatcattgGGTTAatacaccaatcagttttttatgTAAGTGGGATTCAAACTCCTgatcttttattcaatgattagaaattttaccagataagctaactgaaacccattAAAGTTTTACTTTACATTCTCTTTATTAAATAACTATAGTTTACAAATGAAACAAGAAGGAACTCGTGGGTAAGAGGATTTTTTattccagagagagagagagagagagagcactttTCACTTTCCATTACAATTCGTATttccattttcattttcctataGAGAGCACTTTTACTTTCCAAATGAAAAACATCTTACTGAATACTAATTTAACTAGTCCATTtttaaaatggggaaaaaagttgtcaatttCTCATTCATTATTGgtttaattatttctaaaagaaaaataaaaatggtccatttctcatttattattggtttaattatttctaaaggcaaaaaataaaatttgaaaagttcATTTCTCATTCATTATTGGTTTAATTTCATTCCATCAATTCgtattgtaattatttatagATAAAAGCAAAAGCAATGCAAACAAGGGAGATACGTGGCTACAGTGATGTGTGAGGTTTCCtacttggagtttgcggacgtGGTCATTTTCAAGAAACTACGAAGACCATATATCCTTGTCTACATTACCAGCTAATAGCTGAATAGTTCGCTGACTTTTATAGTCTGCTCAAAAAATTctcccacaaaaaaaaatatttacgaCAAATAAATAGATAACTGAATTATAGTTGTTTTTATGGCTAGGGGATTAATAAAGGTCATGTTAATAGGTGTCATTTTAgggtaatctctctctctctctctctctctctctctctctatatatatatataactaaagtCTTTGAAACTCCCACATTTTTACacatcagcattatttaaaaacataaaactattaaaaaaaaaaaaactaaaaccctAAACACCGTAACTATTTCTAACCCAATAACTATTTCTCCCCAAAACAAACCTGATAAAATTTACTCTCTTCAActcctaaacaaaacccaatacaaAAACCTatttctctgtctctgtctctccttCAAACGTAAACACAAACTCAGCTCAACAAACACTGCAAGACCCATACGTAGGAACCCAAAATGGAAAAACTAGACGCAGAGCCTTCTCTCTTCCCCTGCGACAGTAAGCGATTAAAActaaatagaaaaaattgttttctatcTTTTTGCCGTTAGTTCAAATGAAGAAAGTGAAAGCAAACGTTGGCAAAAGCGATTCAACTAAGCCACAAACGCTTCGCCTCACAACCAACCTAACATCAGACTGCTGGAACGATTACAggtaaaatcttttatattaattttgggTGTTTAATGGGATTTAGGTTCggctattttttttggttttgatttaagaaattggttcagattttgttttgatttataaTTGGTTTTATCAATACTTGAAACCCTAATATAGGTTCTCCCT
This genomic stretch from Quercus robur chromosome 4, dhQueRobu3.1, whole genome shotgun sequence harbors:
- the LOC126721473 gene encoding uncharacterized protein LOC126721473; the protein is MGSNSCSSSSSPNPKKLKFRLSPFLCFLFLFLNFPTATAFFRNPFRKPEISYSQHCNDVVPEPPLSSDNVPVSHSNDFLSFQFAFFSGGVGIFNRTSESGISLSFNPSYIKNTTSHGVHKVKATLNIRDPWKQSVFGRRRLISIRYREDDSVFSVNGYWSESSGKLCMVGSGKSYVGSFSSKYPDVVLKLNYSKNNSIYGSLIGGTLECLHMKNDYNYFEPILILGLSQNPDYEYAKVDKSDCLSAQKGDGDINLSPSKLDRGVCFFFDGQTSLHELEYWSDCGSVNCNPLRGSIEYLPYYIAYRGVRCDQRSRKVQLLLGFPNPNDMESDFPGPNATLIAEGAWDENENKFCGVACRILANASVGDCEIGFSLRFPAVMSLRNWGSMVGEIWSKKDVKDSGYFGRFGFQNWVGVIDPQGLRYEYTKIEAVRNSCAQGKEIVRGKGKSYPDGFSLDMGFGLLVRNTEGKVASGFLRPQFVGDVIYVHQNELKSNHSRMLNMSYKITFLFEADGLSKLVIISAEGIYDRDIGLLCMIGCRHLDFESHDRNSIKNGSVDCETRVTVQFPPLHAEQDEIAKGTIESRRSKSDPLYFQPLQLSSNSMTTTQAKKSIWKMNLGITMVVICCGGLLFGVLFKGHCILPKRFRDSSKYEELPVIGNDKL